The following is a genomic window from Bactrocera tryoni isolate S06 chromosome 2, CSIRO_BtryS06_freeze2, whole genome shotgun sequence.
GGGCAGCTTGTGCACATCAATTCTGAGGAACAGCAAATGCTTCGACTCACCTCCGAAGAACTCAGACTCTCCAATTTGTCTATATCGTCGTGACGATGAAGTGTAGTACATCATTAGTTTAAGGAAACCCCTAATATTGCATATTATTTTTGGCCCCAAAACCGCATCAACTCACATAAGGGTATGCATGGGTTGATGTTTAAGgtgattgaaaaaataaatgccatacGTACATGTCACGTCATAGCACCTCTTACGGGCACccttatacatatgcatgtgagTGTGTAATTGCGAGAGAAAAACTtacgaaattaaaatataaatttatcagTGTTTAGTCATTGAGTTGTGCTTAGGTTTAATCGTTTTCtattgtatgtagtatattgatccaaaaattaaataacaaattattgatatttttctttctaCTTCAAACACTGTAGTCGTAAACgtaagtgtttttgttgtaacggCACGTACTACACGTTGGTAGATTTCTCTTGCAATAGTCATTGGCCGATGACGCTAAATATTGATTGGACCACCTTCGTATAAAGCCGGCTCGGCCGTAAATTATCCCTACCTTACCTATTTATTTTCCACCTAACaacatttatatttcttttccaCCTAACAACAATAATGTTCGGTTTGGACGCATTGGAAAAATTTCTGCGAAGTGCGACTATTATTCAAGATTAATTATTTCTCGAGATATTTAgtcaataattattatttatttgtcttgttcaaagttttttgtatagtgcatatatagtacatacatatgtacttacgattttcttacatgttgctacatgtatgtatgtgcacatatgCAGCATCTTTTTgtcaatttaaaacaaaatatataaaataataaaataaattaaagaatatCAATTAAAAGTAAAAGGAAACTGCTATCTAATCATTGCTAACGTTTAACAATATTTAGTGCCTTTTCGAGTGTGAGGCCAAACGGAAATGTTTTAATCTTCGGTGGTGGTGTCGCGGGTAGTGTACAATAAGCAATCCAATGCACCAGATGCAGAGTGGCACGTTGATATGCAATCGAATTGTTCCAGCAACTACGTATACGGTTCCCCAATGTAGCAGCCAAACATTGTTGCAGAGTTTCTACTTCGCGGGATAGATTTGCGACTTCTTTGCGCAAATGTGACTCCACTTCCAAGCAATTGTCCAAAATCAGTGTTTTCCTTAAAAGCAGTACAAATGAGTAGAGTACGGTATTCAATGTGATATGTATAGGAAATGCAGCAATTTTAAATCTACTATACTAGtatgttatatttttcaatattattattataaataaataagcctgtatatgtataagtcTCCAAATAAAGGTTATAAAGGTTTTGGTGTAATTTATAATACACTCCTCTCTGATGTTCAACTTGGTGTTAATAACAACAAGCTTGCAGTAGAACTTCGCAGCCAGTAACTGAGATTACTCTGAGGCTATATGGTTAGTATTGAATAATgttaatttgtttcaaaataatacTTACACACTAAATTCTAATAATGAATGTCTGTAGTGTTATTGGTACACTGTCCATGAAAATTCTTgcgttttttataattatatccagctatacatatgtacgtatgtgagTATAAGTATGTAGTTTTTAGGATACGATTTTCGGGAAAAAGAATTGTCGCAACCATAGTGTTTATtggagtatgtatgtacatatttgcatatcgCTCATGATACAGTCATAACTCGAAAAAGTCGATTTTTAAAGAGAGCAGTTTTCAATTATCTCTTATTTAGCAAATATAGCAAAACACCACAagttaacatatatgtatatattggacAACATGCTGAACGTAAGTGGACTAAATAGAGTGTACTAAAGGATAAACGTCTCcactttgaattaaaaaattaaaagcaatttccCTGTCATAAGTTGAATGTGTTGTTATTGACGAAAAAAGTCATTCGACGATTGTAATTTTGACAACAATACTGTCCCAAAACACAATAATACTGTTTACAAGAAATTTAGCAATTTGAGAAATTTAATTACCTTTTTGCCAATATCGTTATAGCGCAAAATGTCTCGTTCTTCTGAAAAAAACTATACGCGATGACAATTCTGGCTAACTGAGATGTGCCGTTGCTATCGTTAAATAAATGCGACATAACAAGTGAAATAACGGCACATTCTTATCTCGACGGTTTATTTTACCATGCATCAGAATGCAATTTTTACACAATATGGTCAATGACATTGTACACATTTCTGCATACTCAACTTAAAAATAGCGTTTTTTGAGTTACGACACTATTCATGTAAATGAGCGATAtgtaaatgtgcatatgtattcaaatatgaaaaattattaacagaaccgattcaatttatttgtatagttgCCTTAAGATCAATTAAGAATTCATCTTAATATTATTCACACAATACTTACTGTTTCAATTCATTTATTTCCCATTCAAACGACTCCAGCTTAGTGAGCGCAGTGGTTAAAGCATCGTTCTTCTCCTTAATTTCATTCTGTAACTTTTCTTCCTTTTGCAAGGATTCATTATTTACTTCACAAATCTGAAATAGTACATTGTCCGAAAATAAGTGATAAAATAGAATTTACAGTGCGCATTTTAAGTAGTTTACttcattaattaattctttCTTCTGTGCTTCTAGGGCTTGCACTTTACGTTGCTCACTGGACAAATTCGCCTGTAACTCCCTCTGTTGAGCCATTGCTTTAAATAGGTCAGACTTTGTCTGAGAAAGTATTGCATTGAGACCGTCGAATTCTTGTTCTTTGATTTGGATTTGTTGTTCGAGTAGCGCTTTGTCCGCCTTTAAACTAATCAGTGAAGTCGTAAGACTCTCGCAAGAAGATTTGGTGTTGTTTATATCTTCTAAGGATCGTTTCAACTGAACACTAAGCTCATCATTGCGTTTCTGTTCAACACGAAAGAGGGTATTGAACACATGGAGCTGGTTCTTCGCTTTAATTGACTTTTAGAgtagaaaattttatgaaatccatgtttaacaaataaatagaaaCACGATCTTAGACTTACACCACGTTTTAGGTTGTTTACCTCCTCCATAAGCCGTTTTACTTCGTCTCGACGCTTTCGCCAGGCGTTTAACATGATTGTTGCAAAAATACGCATTCCGGCTACCTTTGGATCGCGATCCTGaattacataataataattgttcTGATCGAACATTTTGTTTACCAATGAAGTTTGGCTGGATACGCCCATGAGACCTGCTATATCAGAGGTTCTATTCGGCATTAAAGCACTGGGATTTGTTGAAAGTCCACCCAGCGATTGCGATTGTGGGGAAGCTAATAACGAGTAATTGTTTGCATTGTCCCGACGAGTTCGCTTCAAATCCATTTGCGTAATCGACTTACGGatacgaaaattcaaaatagctgCTGTATTTTGACCTCGCAAGTAGAGTTGAGTTGTAGATGAGTTTGATGTCCTCGTGGCAAGTTCGAGATTTCGGGAAATATGATTTCTACACTGCTGCAGTTGCACCAAATTCGGAGTGGTCAAAGGCTGAACTTCAGTTTCAGATATTGTAGTTTGTTTTCTGAGCTTGTATTCAGGATTGTCTACCTGAACTTTTAACCTTGGAGATAAGGTGCAGAAGACGTTTGGTTTTGATAAAGTGGACGATGGGGACGGCTTTCGTAACGGGACACGAGGAATTTGAGATTTCAAACAGAGCGTAGTGGTGTTCTTTTGCTGCACACTGTGTAGATACGTTTTGAGTGAGGGCGTGTACGAAAAAACATAGGATTAATCTGGGTGGAGACTAAATTCtgattttttccttattttattatacaagtGTCTTTTTAATTCGATGTATGCCAATATTATTTGATTATCGAACTAATAGcgaaattttaatgcaattctgTTGCACAAAGAAAacccgaaaatttttatatttactgcttttgaaattttcagtgtCGAAAAACTGCACAATGAGGGAACTGACTGAAAAGTCATAGCTCAAGTTGCTATAaacttatgtatgtgcataaaaatgtataaaaagtaaGTGAAGTTAAACGAATCTTAGCAAGTAAGCTAAAACTTttgtgtatcaaaaaaattgattcgAAAGTAATGTCACAGACCTGCAATACTCACCCAACTTTTAAAGCcacttttttttgatttcgtCGTCCAATAGATTTGCGCGGCTTTTTAATCTTACATGTATGCATCGGATTTTTTTCACACCTAGTTGAATTCTGAAGAGGGCTTCGAGGCTCCCCACCAGGGCTTGGAATTCCACTAGTAGAGGATCGATCAGTAGAGACTCCGTCCGTTTCGCTTAAATTTTCAATGGCCAAAGTTAGAGGTGGAATAGTGGTGAGTATTTCTGGcatattgaataataaaacttGAAGCTGTGGAAATGAATAATTTCTGAAGATgttaataaatgcaataaataaacaGATACAAATTCAATTGAGTTTGACACAGTTTTCGTTTTATGTTCTAAGAGTTTTTCAAATTCTTTACTATGATCTTTATTATTCCTTATTGCAAAGTGCTTTTGTTTTAAAGTATTTCACAACTTTTCGACATCTTTGTAAATAGTTAAGAAATAAAGTATGTATAAACAGTTATTCCAGgttcaatttaaaaatgtatgcatattgCCACGGCGACTGAGTTTTATAAAGATTATGCTGCCGGTTCAAAGTTTCCAAAAAAGCTGCCATGATGTTGGTTTGACATTCCATACCTACTATATTAACACTCAGAAGAGATCCTGATTAGACCACAAGCGCTAACATAAATCTcaccataattttttatacacatatctGCAGCCACCACTTGTGATCACTGATTTTCAAATACAGTAAAGTAATTGCGGTAAATCATATTCATACCTACGCTACAACCAGtccttacatacatacgcacatgcatttatgtataataactacatacatacatacatatgtatgtacattcaaacAGGTGGATTTTATATAATCGCTCTTGTGCTGCAGTTCTTTTTAAACATACGCACtcaaatgtatgtacacatttactatgtatatttattgagacacaatatatacatatatacatatgatcaTTAAAGGAACCGTTCTTACACTTCATTAACCGCGAataaattgaatgaattttACAGTTAGTAGCACAGAATtcgtacgtatgtacatacgtgtataTAATACTTAATTTAGGTGTTATCTTTCACATTGTAGATACATATCTATGAATTTTTTGTGTATGTGAAGAAAAAATTGACAGCAGCCAAATGGCTGACTGGTCCAGTATACTCAGTTAGATTAACcgatttaaaatagttttatctTTTCcctacatgcacatacatatgtatatgtatgtacgtatttatgtatacatacatacatatgttctatTATGTTTGAATGACCGCTTATACAGCTCGCACATGTCTATTTAAAGTGCCTTCATATAAACACGAAAATTCAAACCTATGTTTAATATAGTAGGCCATTGGCCTTTATAAAAATCTATGGATAGAACTGAAGGAGTTTTCCATGCTGGCCTAACGTAGTAGGTATATCAAAGCACTGAGACAGTAATGCGTTTGCGCGGATTTCCTTTTTGCTTGGATGTCTGTAGGAATCGGGGAGATTGGCAAGAACACTGAGTTATTGGCATTAACAGCACCCGTAGCCGCTAAATGTTTCATTGTCTGTTCGGCTACGACGGCAATCGGTTGATTTGAAAATATCGAACGGAAAATCAATTAGGTACTATAAATACTTacttacttaaatacatatgtatgtatgtatgtatgtacttatgtagatGGAATTATAAAGAAATAGTGCTACCGCTACTCCAGTAATTTACGTTGATTTTATATAAACGAATTGATCGAAACGATTGCACTGCAATAAATACAAAACGGTTTAAGCTCGAAAAACGTGTGtgataatacatatgtacgtacatccaaaattgttaaaatagaattgtgaaaaatataaattattgtttttcaatGTAATTGTATTAAATACAGACACAGGCGATCGGAATATTTTGGTAATTAACTGCTTCTGAATATAAGGATATTAACTACTTTTCTGTAGTAAAACGACGTCACTCGATGGAAAACGATATTATGggtaagaaaaaaagaaatatacctGTAAGtcttgtacttacatatgtaagcatatacatcgaaattattttcaaataaattttactaataACTGTGAATTATATGggcataaatatgaatatattcaTCACAAATACTTGACGGAAGCGGAATTAGAACTTCACTTCATTTCGATTTCAGCAAAGTGATCGCAATCAAAGTTCAGAAAAGATCTGATTTCTTCCAATCAGTAATAGTTATTCAGctaatacatatgtgtgtgtggtataTAATTCCTGTTATCCCAATATGTACGGGTCCATTTCcgttttatataagaaaatttatttcaaatagacgaaaaaatttcaatagccagaaaagtattttcatatttctaatcgaACTGGCATTCTTTcccttttatacaaaaatttcaaaatatagcgattttttcattaatttttctcggttttgaacagctgtaactttctttcaacttccccaaatttaattttttttttggttaaatgaagcttaaaatctcacttttccaGCAATATATGATACAATGTGAAggtatacgactgcaacgacatatATTGACTTAAGCATATTGATATATTTAGGATGTATTAAACTTGGATTTCCTTTAATATTTgaggatatttttttatttcgaagaTTTCAGGGCAATTCATGAAATtcattacaataaaataattatttgctgAATGATTGattattaaaatgtaaatttatttcaataaactacctaatttaattttttactatattcgtctcaaaataataattagtaaatcgtaaaaatatttcaaaccaaTTAACAATATATGTTTtcgataatattatatacatatatatttacatatatacaaacatgtatattatatacatatataatagtataacatatacatttatatgtacatacatttatgtgtacttactatatacatatgtataagtggcAGTGCATTAAACGAGTGGATTATTTACGTTTTtgctttatacttaaatatcaCAAATAATAGAATTTGGtcaattgactataaatatgaAATCGTAGAATATATTGAAGTGAAGCTCGAAAATATATGCATGTCTGACAGTATTCAACAACATTGCAATTTTTGAATGGCTTAGGTAACCTTTCAAGGAATATTTAAACAtccaaaatttgtatgtaaatagtgcaaagaaaaacttttttttgttaaaagttaacgaatttttgtttgtatgtacataaatatgtagttttgatgtacatacatatttaagtaagatGCCTTAGTAGTTATGGTATCAGGCCTTAAAATGTACACATATAATTTAAATGGCGAATTTGCGTGCATAACAAAATAGTATGAACTATTTACAACCACATTTTGCCCTATTAAAAACCGAAAAGCATGGGTTGCATAACCCATAAACTCATTAAAGCTATGAATCATGCTTTTAATTCGGGGAACCCGACTAGCAACAAGTTTCTATGCCCGTTGTCtctctaaaaattaaataaatagattCAATTTACCTCTTATTCACTTCTCTATTCGttatatgcatttgtataaGTAATGGATAAACTTGTAGATATTCCTCGTTTCAgcaagtaaaatataaaacaaataagtatATGAGAATAAAATtccatatgtgacctggtctacggaaagggggcttaggtttcaaaaaatcaatttttaacaattacaattaaaaaaaaaaatatttttaacagctgtttcccagaaaactagttttcgcacgttagctcccttttcgtagaccaggtcacatatacatatgtatatagccaaACCTACTATTTTCCTTTACGCGAGTAGGAATTTTGCGATCTTTAAATGAAACTGATCGATCAGGTTTGCACATAAGATCACACCAACTAAATTATGTTACTCTTCGCTTACGTAATTGGCTGCCCTGCTTGCAATTTAATGTCGGAAAAAACATGAATGCAGACAAGCAATTGTCTCCAATGTACTAGTGTAGAAACTGTTAGGACTGAACTAGTAAGTTTCCTTTAATGTTATAAAGTtgcacatacttgtatgtatatgaacataaacaattgtttaaattaaatacattactcgtgcattatatatatatataaatatatatacttatgtatatagtacCTATAATATACAGatgtagaaatattttcgaacaattcggtttgcacacatgcatacttatgtatgtatatgtatgcagacGGTGAGCGATTATGCGGAAATAATATTGGGTAAGTATACGCAACGTTGTACCAAacaattgttaataaatatacatatgtatacatatagcagatgcgaaaaaatcactcaattatatataatattcgaTTCTATTCACAGTTAATCTAGACTAGAATAGAAGGCGTATCTTGgtattatatcttaatttaaacTATTCTTTGAAACTTtgctatttattaaattaaaaaaatctaaaaatttaattttgttacaacaacaaataactagGAAATCTTCTAATGAGCCTCCTATGTACGAAAGTTCTTCCAAAATATCTACTTAATGGCATAAATCTAACTATGTACCGCCCTTTAGCATTCTCGAATCTAAATTAGCTCTATGTAACGGAGGCAAATAATTTGATCTACGCAAATATCTTTTCTAGGAGACATTGAAGAATTTAACAGTAACGCGCACAATGATTGTTCCAAATCGAatcatttgaattattttcaagtttttaaatgtatatcACATAGCAGTGCGACTGCAGAGCTGGACTTTTCATCCCTTCAAAATATAGAACTCGAGAAAATCAACATGtcttttcatatacatatgtatgtaacaattCCTATGTTAATTATAAGGTTTTTTTTaacgcaaaaattaaaatagtgttCATTTGCTCTTTCCATCAGTAATAGCATACTGTTCATAAATTAGAAGTACGAATTGCAGAGTAGTAAAAGTCATGCTTACAATCTTCGAGAGTCTCTCATTGGTATTATTGAATTATTCTCTTAgtgactatatacatacatatgcttcaCGACCACACTAAAGGTGAATCACATTCGGAAGCATGCCATTTATTAGTACGTGTATAATAACTTGCTGTAGTTTGTTTACAGGTCAATATCATGCAATTTAAATGTTCCGCAACTTGAAAACCAGTTTAGAGTTCGACAAAGTTATTGCGTCACACAGTCCAGCAAAGTACCGAAGCAAATAACAAACCGTTGTCCACAATCAGCCACCAAAGAGACTTTACAACTGGTTTCGTATTTTTGCCACAATAATtgcaaaaaccaacaacatTTAAAAGGAAGCCACTAATACAAATACTATAAATCTGACTGCGTTTTAGCATTGTAAAATTGACTCTCTCCCTCTCACTTTCGAAGCACTATTCCgcataatgaaaacaaaaactgatCTACATTATTTGACTAGTAAAAAACgtgtttgatttttaaaataatatagcaTGAAAGCTTTTATAAGCTCTGAATTTATCGAATAGAACCtaaagcaattatttttaatggaaTGTGACAAGCGACCAAACCACACACAGCTAGTGAGAGAACAACTGTCAAAAGATCGctcaaatcaaaacaccgatcAAAGCAGTATATGCATTGTCCAAGATttggtattaaattattattaaaagtaaatacatatgtatatgggggcACACAATTAAACTGATATGCATACTTaagcattatatacatatagtatgtacatacatacatatgtatgctatatgTGAGCGCATACTTACAAACTAGTATGTAAccacaaataaatataagtatgtgcatGCACGGGAGGAAGGGAGGCGATAAAAAACGTTGATAATTTTGCTGCTCAGCAATAGCTTACTGCGGGTCGAACTCAGTTGAAGACGCGATTCAGTGCTCGGCGGACAACGTGATTAAACAATTCGAAAGTGAAATTAGAAACACTAAATAACATTGAACAATTTATTCTTCTACCTTTTCTAAGTAAAATCGTGTAATAGTTTGCGGCTGTATCCATTACTCTGTACTACAAAATCGAAGCTAAATTGAATTCATAAGTGTAACCAGTAGCGCAAATTATCAGAGATTAttccatgcatacatacatatgtatgtatgttagccGATACCGCatgtattagtaaaaataatatatctaACATAAgcacatattgtatatatgtatgtacat
Proteins encoded in this region:
- the LOC120769601 gene encoding uncharacterized protein LOC120769601 isoform X1, yielding MPEILTTIPPLTLAIENLSETDGVSTDRSSTSGIPSPGGEPRSPLQNSTRCEKNPMHTCKIKKPRKSIGRRNQKKVALKVGVQQKNTTTLCLKSQIPRVPLRKPSPSSTLSKPNVFCTLSPRLKVQVDNPEYKLRKQTTISETEVQPLTTPNLVQLQQCRNHISRNLELATRTSNSSTTQLYLRGQNTAAILNFRIRKSITQMDLKRTRRDNANNYSLLASPQSQSLGGLSTNPSALMPNRTSDIAGLMGVSSQTSLVNKMFDQNNYYYVIQDRDPKVAGMRIFATIMLNAWRKRRDEVKRLMEEVNNLKRGSIKAKNQLHVFNTLFRVEQKRNDELSVQLKRSLEDINNTKSSCESLTTSLISLKADKALLEQQIQIKEQEFDGLNAILSQTKSDLFKAMAQQRELQANLSSEQRKVQALEAQKKELINEICEVNNESLQKEEKLQNEIKEKNDALTTALTKLESFEWEINELKQKTLILDNCLEVESHLRKEVANLSREVETLQQCLAATLGNRIRSCWNNSIAYQRATLHLVHWIAYCTLPATPPPKIKTFPFGLTLEKALNIVKR
- the LOC120769601 gene encoding uncharacterized protein LOC120769601 isoform X2, with amino-acid sequence MHTCKIKKPRKSIGRRNQKKVALKVGVQQKNTTTLCLKSQIPRVPLRKPSPSSTLSKPNVFCTLSPRLKVQVDNPEYKLRKQTTISETEVQPLTTPNLVQLQQCRNHISRNLELATRTSNSSTTQLYLRGQNTAAILNFRIRKSITQMDLKRTRRDNANNYSLLASPQSQSLGGLSTNPSALMPNRTSDIAGLMGVSSQTSLVNKMFDQNNYYYVIQDRDPKVAGMRIFATIMLNAWRKRRDEVKRLMEEVNNLKRGSIKAKNQLHVFNTLFRVEQKRNDELSVQLKRSLEDINNTKSSCESLTTSLISLKADKALLEQQIQIKEQEFDGLNAILSQTKSDLFKAMAQQRELQANLSSEQRKVQALEAQKKELINEICEVNNESLQKEEKLQNEIKEKNDALTTALTKLESFEWEINELKQKTLILDNCLEVESHLRKEVANLSREVETLQQCLAATLGNRIRSCWNNSIAYQRATLHLVHWIAYCTLPATPPPKIKTFPFGLTLEKALNIVKR